The following proteins are encoded in a genomic region of Spirosoma sp. SC4-14:
- a CDS encoding RNA polymerase sigma-70 factor yields MIALPHPIIHTPKSVQPTEEDVLVAIRQGNERVFEAVFRQFYAPLCRYARQFLPDADDAEEEVQAMFLSFWEKRDGLLITISLKSYLFRAVHNRCLNRIKHFAIREEHRQHTLYTGETTAESPVQAILGDELAERLQRAIQKLPEQCRLVFTLSRFDELKYQEIADQLGISIKTVENQIGKALRMLRAELSDYLPVALLVLFGAKSMLDQALWGLDADWLLALVVSQYTLFLVHS; encoded by the coding sequence ATGATAGCTTTGCCCCATCCGATCATCCATACCCCCAAGTCAGTGCAACCAACTGAAGAGGACGTTTTAGTGGCCATCCGGCAGGGCAACGAACGGGTGTTTGAGGCTGTATTCCGGCAGTTTTATGCGCCCCTGTGCCGATATGCCCGGCAGTTTCTGCCCGATGCCGACGATGCCGAAGAAGAAGTACAGGCCATGTTTTTGTCGTTCTGGGAAAAACGCGACGGCCTGCTGATTACCATCTCCCTCAAATCTTATCTGTTCCGGGCCGTGCATAACCGCTGCCTGAACCGAATCAAGCATTTTGCCATTCGGGAAGAGCACCGGCAACATACGCTCTATACCGGCGAAACCACCGCAGAATCGCCGGTGCAGGCCATTCTAGGCGACGAGCTGGCCGAGCGGTTGCAACGCGCCATTCAGAAACTGCCCGAACAGTGTCGGCTGGTGTTTACCCTGAGCCGGTTCGACGAACTGAAGTATCAGGAAATAGCCGATCAGTTGGGCATTTCGATAAAAACCGTTGAAAATCAGATTGGTAAAGCCCTCCGTATGCTGCGGGCCGAATTGAGCGATTATCTGCCGGTGGCGTTGCTGGTGCTGTTTGGTGCCAAAAGCATGCTCGATCAGGCACTTTGGGGACTCGATGCCGATTGGCTGCTGGCGCTGGTTGTTTCTCAGTATACTTTATTCCTTGTTCATTCGTAA